The proteins below come from a single Candidatus Zixiibacteriota bacterium genomic window:
- the gatE gene encoding Glu-tRNA(Gln) amidotransferase subunit GatE, which translates to MSRPTTRNSGLTAAENYKKTRRLVGYVPRREATRETYRQLGFKCGLEIHQQLLTEKKLFCHCPAGFYQAPGEFDAELVRHMRPTLSELGEYDGTALMEFRTRKNIIYRIKNETACTYDIDDTPPFRINRQALDIAIEIALMLKTNVVGELHITRKQYLDGSIPTGFQRTAIVGIEGEIPIAEKKVRIIQLSIEEDSCREVSDIGHYRTYTTDRLGMPLIEMVTYPDMLTPDEAAEAANYLRFLTRSSGKVRTGIGAAREDVNVSVTGGTRVEIKGVSHIRWIPELTHNEAYRQWALLRIAEQLRERVADPISWKITHREITPDMIGADCAPVEAAYAAGQHIVAVNLPHFAEYLSFFTGPGRSFADEISDRLKVIACLEKPNMTSSEALSPVIDSEGWANIRFLLGSADDDAQIIFWGPEADIATALLTIEERCQLAYKGVPNETRKSLPDGTTVFERVLPGPDRMYPDTDSAPIPITGEQIETIRAGLAVDVSMRAAQLHRWKVPAHMHPFLLRYNLVPVIESIVENHAFAPRMVACLMGQVLRNIQGACVGRPVPDYQTLGTLFAETARRNLVPEILKDLIPLWYRYPGDSFDSLLEQVSYRQATSRDAADAIPSLRAEFEAHRPERQPDAEIDWIVGRLRPIALGNVPLAEVRRMVAEEVSRG; encoded by the coding sequence GTGTCACGTCCGACCACCCGGAACTCCGGGCTGACAGCCGCTGAAAACTACAAGAAAACCCGTCGATTGGTCGGTTATGTCCCGCGTCGCGAAGCCACCCGGGAAACGTACCGCCAGCTCGGCTTCAAGTGCGGGCTCGAAATCCACCAGCAGCTTCTCACGGAAAAAAAGCTCTTCTGCCACTGTCCCGCCGGCTTCTACCAGGCACCCGGGGAGTTCGACGCCGAACTGGTTCGGCACATGCGGCCGACGCTGTCCGAGTTGGGAGAATACGACGGCACGGCGCTGATGGAGTTCCGGACCCGAAAGAACATCATTTACCGGATCAAAAACGAAACCGCCTGCACGTACGATATCGACGACACGCCGCCGTTTCGCATAAACCGTCAGGCGCTCGATATCGCCATTGAGATAGCGCTTATGCTCAAGACCAATGTCGTCGGCGAACTGCACATCACGCGCAAGCAGTATCTCGACGGCTCCATTCCGACCGGGTTTCAGCGCACCGCGATTGTCGGTATCGAAGGGGAAATCCCGATCGCCGAGAAAAAAGTGCGGATTATCCAGCTCAGTATCGAAGAAGATTCCTGCCGCGAAGTATCGGATATCGGTCATTACCGAACCTACACGACCGACCGCCTGGGGATGCCGCTTATAGAAATGGTCACCTATCCTGACATGCTCACACCGGACGAAGCGGCGGAGGCGGCGAATTACCTGCGGTTTCTCACGCGCAGTTCGGGCAAGGTTCGCACGGGGATCGGAGCTGCCCGCGAAGACGTCAACGTGAGCGTGACCGGCGGTACCCGCGTGGAAATAAAAGGGGTATCGCACATTCGCTGGATTCCGGAACTCACGCACAACGAAGCCTACCGGCAATGGGCGCTGCTCCGGATCGCCGAACAACTTCGGGAACGAGTCGCCGATCCAATCTCGTGGAAAATCACGCACCGGGAGATCACGCCGGATATGATCGGCGCGGATTGTGCGCCTGTCGAAGCGGCCTACGCGGCCGGACAGCATATCGTCGCCGTCAATCTCCCGCATTTCGCCGAATACCTGTCGTTTTTTACCGGACCCGGGCGGAGCTTCGCCGACGAAATATCGGACCGACTTAAGGTGATTGCCTGCCTCGAAAAGCCCAATATGACCTCGTCGGAAGCCCTGTCGCCGGTGATCGACAGCGAAGGATGGGCAAATATCCGTTTCCTGCTGGGCTCTGCCGATGACGATGCCCAGATCATATTCTGGGGCCCCGAAGCGGACATCGCAACCGCGCTCCTTACGATCGAAGAGCGATGTCAGCTCGCCTATAAGGGCGTCCCGAACGAAACGCGCAAGTCGCTGCCTGACGGGACGACGGTCTTCGAACGCGTGCTCCCCGGGCCGGACCGGATGTATCCCGATACTGACTCAGCCCCGATTCCGATTACCGGCGAACAGATCGAAACTATTCGCGCGGGCTTGGCGGTCGACGTCTCAATGCGTGCGGCCCAGCTTCACCGATGGAAAGTCCCCGCACACATGCACCCGTTCCTTCTCCGGTACAATCTCGTGCCCGTTATCGAGTCGATTGTCGAGAACCACGCGTTTGCACCGCGGATGGTCGCATGCCTGATGGGTCAGGTGCTCAGAAACATCCAGGGAGCATGTGTGGGCCGCCCGGTGCCCGACTACCAGACGCTCGGTACCCTGTTTGCGGAGACAGCACGGAGAAACCTCGTACCCGAGATACTGAAAGACCTGATACCGCTGTGGTACCGCTACCCCGGCGATTCCTTCGACTCCCTGCTCGAGCAGGTGAGTTACCGGCAGGCGACTTCGCGCGACGCAGCCGATGCGATACCTTCGCTTCGTGCCGAGTTTGAGGCGCACCGACCCGAGCGTCAGCCCGACGCCGAAATAGACTGGATCGTCGGCCGGCTTCGCCCGATTGCGCTGGGTAATGTGCCGCTTGCTGAGGTCCGTCGCATGGTGGCCGAGGAGGTGTCCCGTGGCTGA
- a CDS encoding arginine deiminase family protein → MPLHTEYEPLKRVVIHEPGYEWNLVTVEHDMPEKYLIEDVLFTQRAASDHREFSDCLRHAAGPGGVVEFTELLAEILSDREVCSDVVGAVSALEGVGIGTHDYLLSENLAPRELALLLVAGAFRPGDRSHQGYRVFFPPIPNLMFTRDLGIFFGDTVVLSHPAKGIRRREGLLARYIFRNHPMFADIQIVDVLDDATEHAFAGHVHLEGGDVIVLDSDTILVGSSERTSDSAIQLLARRLLTNGMAKRLIKVLMPRDRATMHLDTVFTIIGRDDCVYYPPFFSEGTGASPLNCITYELSDGELTVVDQTAPRGLFSALERLGYAFPNRVPCGGDIPHYQTREQWTDGANLFAARPRVAFIYERNTQTISAFQKNGYNVLSPSQFLKTDPATVDRTLVTLSGAELSRGRGGARCMTMPVSRS, encoded by the coding sequence GTGCCGCTTCATACGGAATACGAGCCGCTGAAACGAGTCGTGATTCATGAGCCCGGTTACGAGTGGAATCTGGTGACAGTTGAGCACGACATGCCGGAGAAGTACCTTATCGAGGATGTCCTGTTTACCCAGCGGGCGGCCAGCGACCACCGTGAGTTTTCCGACTGCCTCCGTCACGCCGCCGGTCCGGGCGGTGTGGTCGAGTTCACCGAGTTGCTTGCAGAGATACTTTCCGATCGGGAGGTCTGCTCGGACGTGGTCGGCGCCGTATCGGCGCTGGAGGGCGTGGGAATCGGCACGCATGATTACCTGTTGTCGGAGAACCTTGCGCCGCGCGAGCTGGCCTTGCTGCTGGTGGCCGGCGCCTTTCGACCGGGTGATCGATCCCACCAGGGGTACCGGGTGTTTTTCCCGCCGATTCCGAACCTGATGTTTACCCGCGACCTGGGGATATTCTTCGGCGATACCGTAGTCCTGAGCCACCCCGCCAAGGGTATACGTCGACGTGAGGGACTGTTGGCACGGTACATTTTCCGCAATCACCCCATGTTTGCGGATATACAGATTGTCGATGTGCTCGATGACGCCACCGAGCATGCGTTCGCAGGTCACGTTCATTTGGAGGGAGGAGACGTGATCGTGCTGGATTCCGATACCATTCTCGTCGGGTCCAGTGAACGAACCTCCGACAGCGCGATACAATTGCTGGCGCGCCGCCTGCTGACGAACGGTATGGCGAAAAGGTTAATAAAAGTGTTGATGCCGCGCGACCGGGCAACCATGCATCTCGATACCGTCTTCACGATAATCGGCCGCGATGACTGCGTGTACTATCCACCGTTTTTCAGCGAGGGGACGGGAGCATCTCCCCTGAATTGCATTACCTACGAATTATCGGACGGTGAGTTGACGGTAGTGGATCAGACCGCGCCCCGCGGCCTGTTTTCGGCCCTGGAGCGGCTCGGATATGCGTTCCCCAACCGGGTTCCGTGCGGAGGAGATATCCCCCACTACCAGACCCGGGAGCAATGGACGGACGGCGCCAATTTGTTTGCGGCGCGGCCGCGGGTGGCGTTCATCTACGAACGGAACACGCAGACGATCAGTGCATTTCAGAAGAACGGCTACAACGTGCTCTCACCGTCGCAGTTTCTCAAGACTGATCCGGCGACTGTGGATCGCACCCTGGTCACGCTCTCGGGCGCTGAGTTGTCTCGGGGGCGGGGCGGCGCACGGTGTATGACCATGCCGGTGTCCCGATCGTGA
- the gatD gene encoding Glu-tRNA(Gln) amidotransferase subunit GatD, whose translation MAEKAMEGYKGEALATLEKFHSRVWSESLVSTTRGDFTGIILPRSENDDDRHIVLKLVTGYNIGIAVDTITNITEQGYKQAHYKIPEKQFPVTEGLPHVKLLGTGGTIASRLDYRTGAVIPAFTPGELYGAVPELADICNLTTDKLFAVFSENMGPSQYKELAIAIGREIENGIDGIVIGHGTDTMHHTASALAFMVQDPPVPIVLVGSQRSSDRPSSDAALNLIHATKTAAESDIAEVMVCMFGPTSDKYGLLHPGTRVRKMHSSYRSTFRTIGDIPIATVDRNKITPLKDTYKRRRRDRHVKITPVFEERVAMVYYYPNMHRDIIDSLVDNGYKGIVIAGTGLGHINKPVYPAIERAVANGVAIYMTVQTLWGYVHMFVYDTGRDLMAKGIIPAENMLPEVAYIKLGWAFGQTSDLDEVREIMLTPIAGEITEREPYNGYVVLQGGLPEVEKFLHSIQM comes from the coding sequence GTGGCTGAGAAAGCGATGGAGGGCTACAAGGGCGAGGCGCTGGCGACGCTGGAGAAGTTCCACTCGCGGGTATGGAGCGAGTCGCTGGTCAGTACGACGCGCGGCGACTTCACCGGCATTATTCTGCCGCGGTCGGAAAACGACGACGACCGTCACATCGTCTTGAAACTGGTGACCGGTTACAACATCGGTATCGCCGTCGATACGATCACCAACATCACCGAGCAGGGATACAAGCAGGCCCACTACAAAATCCCCGAGAAGCAGTTCCCGGTAACCGAGGGTCTGCCGCATGTCAAGCTGCTCGGTACCGGAGGCACGATCGCGTCGCGACTCGATTATCGCACCGGTGCCGTAATCCCGGCCTTCACACCGGGGGAATTGTACGGCGCCGTCCCGGAACTTGCCGACATCTGCAACCTGACGACCGATAAGCTGTTCGCCGTATTCAGCGAGAATATGGGTCCCAGCCAGTACAAAGAACTCGCGATCGCGATCGGCCGCGAGATTGAAAACGGGATCGACGGAATCGTCATCGGGCACGGTACCGACACCATGCATCACACGGCGTCGGCGCTGGCCTTCATGGTCCAGGATCCGCCCGTCCCGATCGTGCTGGTCGGCTCACAGCGTTCGTCGGACAGGCCGTCATCCGATGCGGCGCTGAATCTCATTCATGCGACCAAAACCGCGGCGGAATCGGACATCGCCGAAGTCATGGTCTGCATGTTCGGGCCGACATCGGACAAGTACGGCCTGCTGCATCCCGGCACGCGTGTTCGCAAAATGCACTCTTCGTATCGCTCGACCTTTCGGACGATCGGCGATATTCCCATAGCGACCGTCGACCGAAACAAAATCACACCGCTGAAGGACACCTACAAACGACGTCGTCGGGACCGGCACGTGAAGATCACGCCGGTGTTTGAAGAGCGGGTGGCGATGGTCTACTATTACCCGAACATGCACCGCGATATCATCGATTCGCTTGTCGACAACGGATACAAGGGGATCGTGATTGCAGGAACCGGGCTCGGGCATATCAACAAGCCGGTCTATCCGGCGATCGAGCGTGCCGTCGCAAACGGAGTCGCGATCTACATGACCGTGCAGACTCTCTGGGGATACGTGCACATGTTCGTCTACGACACCGGTCGCGATCTCATGGCCAAGGGGATCATTCCGGCCGAGAACATGCTGCCGGAGGTCGCCTATATCAAGCTGGGCTGGGCATTCGGGCAAACCAGCGATCTCGATGAAGTCCGCGAGATTATGCTCACGCCCATCGCCGGCGAAATCACCGAACGCGAACCATACAACGGCTATGTCGTGCTGCAGGGCGGGCTCCCCGAAGTGGAGAAGTTCCTGCATTCGATTCAGATGTAG
- a CDS encoding FlgD immunoglobulin-like domain containing protein, producing MAFESPEGSDLIYLFAGGIWIGGISGGDTLVSASRDNTFPLSNEMSPPTASFRSVTTIPTPADFGLRAEFYDTATTGVVPDASGRNHIPLGLRIANRSHVRYDAGHNKAVVYDMVITNISRNDITDGYVGIFLDADIMYESTYGFEDDMIGSLRSSGMAYVVDNDGDPQSGDFTGRSPTRLFAFQFLGSSFTARDTSFNWWRVYTLGGADDFGPRRRDTVYHDYGTGGTGEPYGDQNKYHMLRFPEWDYDQWYITEIGTDDDIWMAPPAAAALDLYDGGDIRFLMSTGPFDLPADSSIRLLYTMFVGRWVHRDPTILQFLPDYPDLYRMSLNMSDAMATSANARLLAEALIDPMQPPVGFAVAHESIDSVVLSWDPWGLPEVTGYRVFAGGVPFTDFPHPGAIAPWVKPESLMLVDEIGPERQYTITTFSPDTLYYLSVSHITALGEGERTEPVPARAGARATAPEFDRSRVLYLPGDPAVLTWSHDEPSMFDHFSVYRFEPGDPDTTCFHSYYDTGESLAFRTARDTVVVDGITYYYYQRDSYAEVDGNTFSFADDSPIHGCLYVVAGTDRNGFESWFSRPARAVERPAVTADIGVLTYSSPYGQGVALETVTSFYDDVLSRYSYEIRNLSLPENQITDSLWWRELLRYRCVIIDDGLRDYALNMLPPTAIHDLLDAGGSVIYCGSFFGKTGADWFGAAPAYRSVDSAMERLFGVDSVFQTGLRWYATNTDPPLIDSMLGFVRAVPQNASLPFLLYDSLPYPLLGGMEGYWPTTSAAMASAFGVSDSSAVVFAFESRYPATSRVHGHPCAVLKEHGQGRAMAIAEHLWYLDTDGVRSLVDWFMLGVPTGSEDPDEPPLPSSVELHQNYPNPFNPTTTLRFSVVSAGHVRLAIYNVLGQRVKTLVDNYRPAGIHTVVWDGTTESGNRAASGVYLYRLRTDGTDVSRKMLLLR from the coding sequence ATGGCATTCGAATCACCGGAGGGAAGCGACCTCATCTACCTGTTCGCGGGCGGCATCTGGATCGGTGGTATCAGCGGCGGCGATACGCTGGTGTCGGCGAGCAGGGACAACACTTTTCCACTTTCCAACGAAATGTCTCCGCCGACAGCCTCTTTTCGGTCGGTGACAACGATACCGACCCCGGCGGACTTCGGACTGCGGGCGGAGTTTTATGACACGGCAACAACCGGAGTCGTGCCCGATGCCAGCGGCCGGAACCACATCCCGCTCGGATTGAGGATCGCAAACCGCTCCCACGTTCGGTACGATGCCGGTCACAACAAGGCTGTCGTGTACGACATGGTAATCACGAATATCAGCCGCAACGACATTACCGACGGTTATGTTGGCATCTTCCTCGACGCGGACATAATGTACGAGTCCACATACGGGTTCGAAGATGATATGATCGGATCGCTCCGATCGAGCGGTATGGCATATGTCGTCGACAATGACGGCGATCCGCAGTCGGGGGATTTCACGGGGCGAAGTCCAACCCGGTTATTCGCCTTTCAATTTCTCGGCAGTTCATTCACTGCCCGAGACACAAGCTTCAACTGGTGGCGGGTATATACACTTGGGGGAGCGGATGACTTCGGACCTCGTCGACGGGACACTGTCTACCATGACTACGGTACGGGAGGCACAGGAGAACCGTACGGCGACCAGAACAAATACCATATGTTACGTTTCCCCGAGTGGGATTACGACCAGTGGTACATCACCGAAATAGGTACGGACGACGACATCTGGATGGCGCCGCCGGCCGCCGCAGCGCTTGACCTCTACGACGGAGGCGATATTCGGTTCCTGATGTCGACCGGCCCGTTCGACCTTCCCGCAGACTCAAGCATCCGGCTGTTGTACACTATGTTTGTGGGGCGATGGGTACACCGTGATCCTACTATCCTTCAATTCCTGCCTGACTACCCGGACCTGTACCGCATGAGCCTGAACATGTCGGACGCGATGGCCACATCGGCAAACGCCCGGCTTCTGGCCGAGGCACTGATCGATCCGATGCAGCCCCCGGTGGGATTCGCCGTGGCGCATGAATCGATCGACTCCGTTGTACTTAGCTGGGATCCCTGGGGTCTGCCCGAGGTAACCGGGTATCGCGTTTTTGCCGGCGGTGTGCCGTTCACCGATTTCCCTCATCCGGGAGCGATTGCTCCCTGGGTAAAACCCGAATCACTGATGCTCGTCGATGAAATTGGTCCCGAGCGGCAGTACACGATCACGACTTTCAGCCCTGACACCCTCTACTATCTTTCTGTGAGTCACATCACTGCCCTTGGCGAAGGCGAACGAACGGAACCTGTCCCGGCACGAGCCGGGGCTCGCGCGACCGCCCCGGAATTCGATCGGTCGAGAGTACTGTACTTACCGGGTGATCCGGCCGTACTCACGTGGTCGCACGACGAGCCGTCGATGTTTGATCATTTTTCGGTCTATCGCTTTGAGCCGGGCGATCCGGACACAACGTGCTTCCACTCTTATTATGACACCGGCGAGTCTCTGGCTTTCCGTACCGCCCGTGATACGGTGGTGGTCGACGGAATCACCTACTACTACTATCAGCGTGACAGTTATGCAGAGGTTGACGGCAACACGTTCTCATTTGCGGATGATTCGCCGATACACGGCTGCCTGTATGTCGTGGCGGGCACCGATCGGAACGGTTTTGAATCGTGGTTTTCGCGGCCCGCACGCGCGGTTGAGCGACCCGCGGTGACCGCCGATATCGGCGTGCTCACGTACTCATCGCCCTACGGGCAGGGAGTGGCTCTGGAGACTGTCACCTCTTTCTATGACGACGTCCTCTCCCGGTATTCGTATGAGATCCGCAATCTCTCACTGCCCGAGAATCAGATTACCGACTCCCTCTGGTGGCGTGAGCTTCTGCGCTACCGCTGCGTGATTATCGATGACGGCCTTCGAGACTACGCCCTGAACATGCTTCCGCCGACCGCAATCCATGACCTTCTCGACGCGGGCGGGAGCGTAATATACTGCGGTTCGTTTTTCGGCAAGACGGGCGCCGACTGGTTTGGCGCAGCACCGGCATATCGGTCCGTGGACAGCGCGATGGAGCGGTTGTTTGGAGTTGACTCGGTTTTCCAGACCGGCCTGCGCTGGTACGCCACTAACACCGATCCGCCGTTGATCGACAGCATGCTCGGATTCGTGCGGGCGGTCCCCCAAAACGCGTCTCTGCCATTCTTGCTGTATGACTCTCTCCCTTATCCCCTTCTTGGGGGTATGGAAGGTTACTGGCCGACCACATCGGCGGCTATGGCGTCGGCATTCGGGGTTTCCGATTCCTCAGCGGTCGTCTTTGCGTTCGAAAGCCGGTATCCGGCCACTTCCCGGGTGCATGGTCATCCGTGCGCGGTTCTGAAGGAACACGGGCAGGGCCGCGCCATGGCAATCGCGGAACACCTCTGGTACCTGGATACGGACGGCGTGCGATCCCTTGTCGACTGGTTCATGCTTGGCGTCCCCACCGGGAGCGAAGACCCGGACGAACCGCCGCTTCCTTCGTCGGTCGAACTGCATCAGAACTACCCCAATCCGTTCAATCCCACCACAACCCTCAGGTTCAGTGTTGTATCGGCGGGTCACGTGCGACTTGCTATCTACAACGTGCTTGGACAGCGGGTCAAAACGTTGGTCGACAACTACCGGCCGGCCGGGATACACACGGTCGTCTGGGACGGCACAACCGAGAGCGGCAATCGGGCCGCGTCCGGCGTTTATCTCTATCGACTCAGGACTGACGGAACCGATGTCAGCCGGAAGATGCTTCTTTTGAGATAG
- the rfaD gene encoding ADP-glyceromanno-heptose 6-epimerase has product MYVVTGGAGFIGSHIVKELNNRGITNILVVDDMTDGDKHVNLADCTITDYMDTDEFLEEVSAGLFEAPLTAILHQGACTDTMNNDGRFMMANNFTYSKYLLEYALANEIPFVYASSAATYGAQRSFAESPANERPINVYGYSKLAFDQYVRTRLPRAESTVVGLRYFNVYGPRETRKGRMASMVYQLYRQLKTEGICRLFEGTDGYGDGEQRRDFVSVGDVVNVNLHFAATRKVKGIVNVGTGRSRSFNDVATTLIALLGSGSISYVPFNKSLAGKYQSFTEADLTNLRKIGYEGEFTELEDGVRQAVEGYAAFEMNS; this is encoded by the coding sequence ATGTACGTAGTCACCGGCGGCGCCGGATTCATCGGCAGCCATATCGTCAAGGAACTGAATAACCGGGGCATAACGAATATCCTCGTGGTCGATGACATGACCGACGGCGACAAGCATGTCAATCTTGCCGATTGCACGATCACGGATTACATGGATACCGATGAATTTCTGGAAGAAGTCAGTGCCGGGCTGTTTGAGGCTCCGTTGACGGCGATCCTGCACCAGGGGGCGTGCACTGATACGATGAACAACGACGGCCGCTTCATGATGGCCAACAATTTCACCTACTCCAAGTATCTGCTCGAATATGCGCTGGCCAACGAAATCCCGTTTGTGTACGCCTCGAGCGCCGCAACCTACGGCGCGCAGCGATCGTTTGCCGAATCGCCCGCAAACGAGCGACCGATCAACGTCTACGGGTATTCGAAGCTGGCCTTCGATCAATACGTTCGCACCCGCCTGCCGCGCGCGGAAAGCACGGTCGTCGGACTGCGCTACTTCAACGTCTACGGACCGCGCGAAACCCGCAAGGGGCGCATGGCGTCGATGGTCTACCAGTTGTACCGCCAGCTGAAAACCGAGGGAATCTGCCGGTTGTTCGAGGGCACCGATGGTTACGGCGACGGCGAACAGCGCCGCGATTTCGTGTCTGTAGGTGACGTGGTGAACGTCAATCTGCATTTTGCGGCGACCCGCAAGGTCAAAGGGATCGTCAATGTCGGCACGGGCAGGAGCCGGAGTTTTAACGACGTGGCAACGACCCTGATCGCGCTGCTTGGCTCCGGATCGATCTCATACGTTCCGTTCAACAAATCGCTCGCCGGCAAGTACCAGAGCTTCACCGAGGCCGATCTCACCAATCTTCGCAAGATCGGCTACGAAGGTGAGTTCACGGAGCTGGAAGACGGTGTCCGGCAGGCGGTCGAAGGATATGCCGCTTTCGAGATGAACTCCTGA